The region cttttaataAAAATGGAGGTTATTTTAAAGCTGAATGCCAGCGAGTACATTTTTACCAGTGTATCTCCATCTGCAGCCATTCATCTCAGCAGAGTACACACAGAATACCTGTCGAATTTACACCTGGTGCTACTCAGCCGACCAATCACAGAGCTCGCACTGCAATGATAAAGTTTGAAATGAGTAAAAGAGTAAGGTGAGGACAGAGAGTGAGATGTGAGCTCACCGTCCAGCGGGAAGTGAAGGGAAAGCCACAGACTTGAGCTTCTTCTCCTCGGCAGCAGAGAGGCAGTTCTTCACCGTCTTCTCCAGCTGGTCCTCGCACTTCTCTGAACCCCACTGAGGGACGTTACAATGGATGATGAAGCGGGCCGCCATCCCATTGGCCTGGCCTACTGCCACTGCAGGAAGCAAAGAAACAAGCACTAAGTATGACAGTTTAACCTTTAAACAAGAACCCTTAAAACAGCCCAGGTCTCCAGACATGTCCCTgattatgttgggccctttcaCTGAGGAGGAGTTCGCACGTTCTCCCTGAGCATGCATGCACAGTGAGAACATGCATGACCTACAAAATCTAGTCAGTTAATCCTTGAGTTTGGATCAACATTTGCACAAACTTTAGGACAGCGGGGACAAACGGACAACCAGAAAACCTGAATCCTCGACTATCATCAGTGCAGAGGCTTTAAAGCTATCCTCAGAGAGCCCTCTTTATACCTGATGCCACCTCCAGAGGCCCCTGTGCTTTCCTTAGCTCCTTGACTCCATCCAGGAACTCTCGGCCTCCGGCTTTCTCCAGGGCGTTTCCTGAAATCAGAACAGAAGCAGGTGAGATACTTTGACACCTGTGAATAAGAGATAAACTGGACATAAACGAGCCGTCCTCACCGACTCCATCTTTGAGGTCCATCTCTGCATTCGTGGGGTTAATTATGGCCTCCACTTTGATTGTTCCGATTTTGCTGAGTTCGCTTTCTGTTAGTGAAAGCTGTGGATTCAAAAAGCCATTCCAAAGTGAGAAAAACCCAGGGAGAGTTAAAACTCTGATTCTGCAAGCTAAACGTTGATAAGTAACTGGCATTTCATCTAAATAGCACTGTTGGCCTGTAGGCTAGTTAAGTCTGGAATAATCTAAGGCAGTACCATTTTTCTCTGATGTCACGATAACCAcggtgtgtgtttttataaatgAGAGACTGAGTCAAACACAGGTGAGCTACCTTTTGTCCGAGGAAGAGGCTCTTTGCTGACAGGATAGTGAATCCCTCTCCTGGGCCGTCTTCAGCTGTGGAGTTTGGTACAGACTCGCCGTCTGAGCTCTTTAACAGACGGAGAAAATcacatttcagactttttaagacctgaactggGAAAATTATCACGACTATTTGTGTGagaaactgtcaaaaataaaagacCTGAGATTTCTCTGACCagtgtagattttttttatgtaatgtttatgaaatgtctaatgcaggggtgtcaagctcaatcacagcaggggccagattctgaatttgggtctaacctgagggcctaacagggtcaatatttaaccaaaatatttaaccaaaactcaaaatctgagataaaaagtcaaacttataagttttaaaggttcaaaacatgacatttaagtcaaaataatgcttttaaaaggcaaaatatgagaaacaATACTGACACCATgattttaaacagtcaaaaaatgagataaatgtcaaaatcatgattttttaaaggtcaaaatatgagataaattttaaaaatcatgggtttttaaagtcaaaatatgaaatagaatgaaaaatcataagtttaaaagtaaaaaatttgataaaagtcaaagtaaggagctgatatggtcagcaaaactgagatgaaactcaaaattatatttaacatcaaaatatgacataaaagtgAAAGTTGGGAGTTGAAATGTTagcaaactgtgaaaaaaatcaaaatcatgattaaatgtGAGATACacatcaaaattgtgagtttaaaatgtcaaaatatgagattaaatttcaaattcatttatgTAGATATTTTCTATATTTATGTATAACacaggaaaaaagtcaaatcaaagccaacagttttttaaagtgaaaatataaaataaaaaaacaagataaaagtcaaatttaggagttgaaaagggtccaaacatgagataaaagtcaaaatcatgactttagaAGGTCAAAACAGGatcttaaatgtaaaattataaatctaaaaggtaaaaatatgagagaaaaagtcaagtTATGACATGTTAAggtttaaatatgaaataaatggtcaaaaccataacttttagtcatgggagatgcaaaattgaaaatatagagaaaacacaaatttctccttcattccttactttttatcaaattatttttactgtttactttttctaacatttatgacttaacaaggacaTTATAAaccatcaaggttaagtttacaattttatactggaggaaatctgcagacctcatactggtgggccagttctaataaaaatatcatatgatctggtgggccgggtataactgtaccatgggctggatttggccttgaatttgacacccctggtctaatgGTTCAAGAGGATCCGGGCtacagacctctacaatggggcgaccTCAACCATGGGGCAGGAAGAAACGTGCGTTACCCAAGCTGGAACCAGAATGACGTACTGAATGACGTACATTTTCCACTCGCTGTCAGAGGTTACGCTAAAAGGTTATTTTTAACAACAGCAGAAATTTTACAGAGGGAGATACATTCAAATTTAAcacaaaggaaaacacaaagagGGTTAGGGACTAAAGGTCATGGTTGGGGTAAGGTGGGATTAAattaaaagcaacacagaacaatctaaggaaaaacccaacaagggttagaaatccacttcctgccccatgTTTAGGTCGCCTCATTGCAGATGTCTGAAACAGATGCCTCTCAAATGGTTTAGGACCGTGATTTTTTTACGACATAAATGCCCAAATTCAATGATTTCCGTTAGCTATAATGGCTCTGTTCTATCAGTGTGCTGTATGGCAGCCATCCCCAAATGGCGGCCCACCACACCACATAACCTGGTCCACACTGAGTCACatcaaacattatttttgccAACCAAGCCCTGGAGTGGTTCATTTGAGGTAtgaaagcaaagtggaccaacgtgtgaaccaaagacaggaagtagCATAAAACATAATGATTTATGGATATGCTTATGAGATTAGATTCACTCAAAGAAGCGTCAGAAACTCGCTTGAACAGGCTGCACTGCTATAAATGACAATAATTTTTAAGTGGATGagtacaaacaaagaaaagactgaCCTGTGCTAGAGAACAAAGACTGGATACTGACTAGTCTTAGTCAGTATGTCTACTTAAATTTAAaacctctcactggtaaaaatcagaCTGTTTATGGCATTACATTCCAAATGTAAATTCTAAAACTTtgtaagacttttcaaggatcagCAGGAACCCTGCAAGCTTTATAGCTCTCCTCCCTCCCACCCAGCAGCGTCACTGCATTACTGACCTTTGGCTTACGGCCTCGTTTGCCTTTGACCTTCTTGACGGTTTTGACGGGTTTCTTCCTCTTTGAGGTTTCCTCCTTCTCTGCAGACGCCTGGCTGTCCACCTTCACCCGGCTTCCCCTCTTCTTGGAGAGTAGTTCTGGGTGGATCCGAGGCAGAACGCCCCCGTTTGATATGGTGACCCCCCGCAGCAGCTGAGGAGGAAACGTTTCACAAAGACCACGTAAGGACACTTCTGTAAACTGAATATGTCTATAAGGAGGTAGCAGACATGACATGAGAGTGGTTGTTCCCCATAGAGGTCAGAAACCGTGTTCTGCTGTGCGCTGAAACCTCCAGACGCCTCGCGCTGGGAACAGACCTCactcctgttttactgctgCCATGGCCAGGGAAACCCTTAGAACTAATACAGACTGATCTGGAGACGACGTCAGGATTGCATCACAGTGGTTACACTCATAGAGGTGGCAGAAAACAGTGAAAGCAGAGGAATATTGAGAAGGTACATCCCTGATGTAAGGAATAATGTCAGAGCAGGaccacagagaaacacagctATAAACAAATGCAgtcaaagacaaacacagatGTTTACTGTTGCAGGGCCAGCAGCAGCACTTGTAGCTCTAACTATTATTAAACAATTAAATATAGAGTTAAACACACAAGCacagaagaaaaatatttgattttaggaAGGCCCTAAACATTAGTTTTAGaaatatcttcttttttttcttgtattacTCTAAACAGTATGTCAGATGCTGGTAAGTCTCTACTGTTCAGTGAACTTTTCTTATATGCAGActggaaaaaatacatattCACCACTTTTGGGTGTCCAGGAggtcatttttgtcactgtggtatcaaaacaggcaTCATTTGGTTTCAGCTAGTATTGTTTTGAAATTCTACATTTGGATATTGTGACAACtgttctatttaaaaaaaaatttaaagtctGATTCCAAAAAATTTTAAGGTGTATTCATGTAGTCCTGTGTGTTGTCTCAGTGCTGCTGCCTCTCCTTTGGCACATCTTCCAGGTTGATCTTACAGCAAACTCAAAGCAAAATTCACTCCAATTAGTTCAGTTTGGCTACAGCAGGGGGGAAAGGACTATTCTCTATCTGGGCAGCCACAGCAGTAATCTAAAGCTCATGTTAGAAAATCTCCTGACTTTAGTCTTCATACTGCCATGATAAATCACTCCCTGAAGGTCTCTAGTAGACCTACCCTCATATTTTAATCAGGCTCTTTCTAAAACTGGCGTACCTGGTTCAGCTCCTCGTCATTGGCCACAGCCAGCTTGATGTGCCTGGGAGTGATTCTGCCTTTCTTGTTGTCCCGCGCGGCGTTTCCTGCCAACTCCAAGATCTCAGCTGTGAGGAGAGAAAACACGGTTTGGAAACCCCTCAAACATGCCGtttgtttatgtatttaaaCGTCTTTATTTTCCACTGCGACTTTTCAGCCTCTCAGGAAGAAAAGAGTCATTTAGATCAACATCTTCTTCAAAGACACTGGATTATTGCTGCATGATGTGGACACAACAAACAGTCATGTAATAAGACTCTTCTTCACTGTTTGGAGACGCTTGTGTTGTACCAACGTCATCACCcaggaaaaagacagaaaaaagaccAGACATGTCCTATAATAAACTGTAGGTGACACAGTCAGACAATTTCTCTAAGCCTGCAGAGGACGATGAggccattttgcagcttttttttttgtatccactCAGGCTGCTGGTGACCAAAACTGGCCCATTAAAACCCCAAATTTGATCCTCCTGCCATcacagtattaaaaaaaaaaaaaacatgcatttctgTTTTGAGGCTTTCATTCTGGAGTCAGTGCATCAAATTAGAAATCTTTCCTGTTTGTAACCAAATGTCAGCCATTTACCATATTGGGCATGAGGGGaaattgcatgcttttttcCTGGTTTCTTGTAAGGATGCAATTATGacaatttattaaaaacttAACTAAAAAAAGGATAATGCATCAAAATCTGTTATTGCTCTCTATTAGCATATTCAAGGCTGTGGCAATCCCCTTCCAGGAAGTCCAATTTTATTATAGTTTATtataaaaattatgtttttttttttttacatgacaaaCATCTGGGGTTTTTGGGCTTGAACCagcattaaagggttaaattcttaacaaaaaataatacatattcTATAATTGATCAGGACTGatctcaaataaaaaataaagtagagcaaaaatattaatatgtattatttttattgttatttatgtaCACAATTTTTGTGAAATCACACCCTGAATGTACCAATTTATTTGAatcttaaaatatatttaaaaaaatccatacaaatttaactttaatattgacatatttagGGTATATGCTGTGGTAATCCCCTTTAAGGAAATGCAATTTGAATTTAATAtatcagaaatatttaaattggTGTGTTGTACATTGCGAAAATCAGGGTTGTTTTCCCACTAAACTGGCATTGAGTTAAAATCCCTAAAAATGAATTGATAATTGATATTcgtgatcaggtctgatcttgatttattaaaaaaactggAATTAAGTGGATAAGCTTTTTGTATAtaattttttattgatatttgtgaatttattttttgttttttatgttgcaaaaatcagtgttttgaACTTAAAGTGgcattgaaagggttaaatttccaaaaatcataaatatctgATAATGATCAGGtcctgattaaaaaatgaatacgaaagatttagaaaaaatatcaatgtatattatttttattgtttttttttgtgtttcttttacaCCATCTGAGGGTTAAACTGTTGGCtttgatttgacttttttcccatGTTATACATAAATATAGAAAATACCTACATAAATACAAATTAGAGTAAAAAAGCAGTAAGGATATAGGGAGTTATTATTGtagcaaaagtatttgcaaatgcgtacaaagatctgtgcacaaatccacaaatgcatgcacagatctgcaaatgtgtgcacaaatccacaaatgcttGCACAGATCCAAaaatgcgtgcacaaatccacaaatgcgtaGATCTGCAAAGACttgcaaatgtttgcaaagttttgcaaatttgtgcaaagatcaacaaatgtgtgcactaatctgaaaatatgtagaccaatttgtaattgtggacttagttcattttggttcagaatctgcctctGAATTGGCTGTCATACTcacgtgacttttgcaacacttgcaCAACACTGTTATATACAACACAATGAACCCCGTCTTGTAGAAACAGCAATTCAACCACCGCTGTGATACCATTTTGGAGATaaggaagtcattattttattcactttttcaatgaaaatatgaacaataaCAATAGCAGTATAATACGATATCATTTCTTCTTCCACACTGACATTATATAGAGCCGCTACTAAAGTCTTAACTGCTGCTTCAGGCCTATgtgatgagaaaggcagccttgcctatgagcctgcgctgagggcaACAGACCCGGCCTTTACGCTTACAGATCTAAGTACATGCTTACAGATCTGAGTACAAATCGTGCTCtgtacaagtgttgcaaaagtcacgtgtgtatgacagccaattgagaggcagattctgaaccaaaatgaactaagtccacaattacaaattggtcgacatatttgcagattagttcacacatttgtggatctttgtacaaatttgcaaaactttgcacacatttgcaagtCTTTACAcggatttgcagatctgtacacacatttgtggatttgtgcaagcatttgtggatttgtgcacgcatttgcaaatacttctgcaacaataatagctccatatttATCCACCACAGCATAATATTATTACACAAATTTCCTGGAAAATGAAAAGCTCGACAGCAGTGAGACTCCTATCCAAATATATTATAGCGGCCTATCCATCCAAAATTAAAGCTGCTGCAGGCTAAACACAGGAGTCAAAGTGATGACGCGCACTCACTATTTTATCGCACCAAacccagtttatttacatagcGCTGCATCTTACCATTGAACAACTTTACCGAACAAAAACCTGATAATAGGTCAAATTCTAACCTAGAATGTGCGGTCAACAGAAAATGTCCTCCCTGTGCTCACCCCACTCCAACTTCTAGCAGAAGCACCACAGGTGCACAGGTGAAATACATTAACTGATCACCGCCGTGCCACCAAAAACCACACCCACTATTCCGTGCGTAAACCGAAACCCACCTACACCCAAAGGCATCTCCAAAACTTACATGTTTGGCTCCTACAGATATCACAACACTATttaatttgaggaaaaaatgaaaatttgtgtGAATTTACATCAAAAGGTTGAACAATAGGTGGTGctattcacagttttaaaaaacagcagaggaagaAGGCTCTTTACTTCAACAGCCAGCTGGGCATTATTTAGGAGTATTTGGTTCCATGATTAGAGCAATCCATCCAGGGTACGTTTTCAGAATGAAGGCAGCCCTGTTTCTTTTCTGGGTGAAAATATTTCATCAAATAGAATGGAGGTAAATGTGATAGACAggtctttaactttttaaaagtttaagatAAAAAGACTGTAGAATGTAATATTTATTAAAGAGACCAAATCTGATGGTCAGTGAGTTTAACGTTAAAACTAGACTTCTGGAATCACTTATCAAAAACTAAAAGAGATGAACAAACAAAAgtttgtaaaagtaaaaaaatacttatttatTGCTAAAATCACACTGTAGGCTCACAAGAAATGCCTCCTGACACTGTTATGTATGAGGTTTGCACCATACCTGCCAGGTACTCGATGACTGCGGCCATGTAAACTGGGGCCCCCATACCAATGCGGTATTTGTGCGTTCCAGTGCGCAGGTACCTCATCATCCTCCCCACGGGGAAGATGACACCTGCCCTGGATGAACGGGAGAGCTTGGTTGCTTTCTTCTTTCCTCCTCTGGCTGACATCCTGCTTTCTGACACAAAGAACAACCATGGGAAACTCATTTAATAAAGGGGGCTTCACATCTGAGTACATCCTTTTCACCATAAAGTCAATGTTTTAATATATCAGTGGTGTGAAACGGTGGATAAACAAAGATACTGCTGTCAAAGATATCTGTCATTGTAAATGCATGATCCTTTTTATTTGGTTGCACTGAGAgctgcacagcagcacaggggttagtgctCTTGCCCCACAGCAacaaggttcctggttcacttcccattcaaggcctttctgtgtgaCTCTAAGTTGGCCATAACTGTGAGTGTCCCatcccaatgggataagcgacATAGGAAATGGATGGAAGTttgcactgaaaaaagtaacTGAACATTTTGGACTGataaaaaactaaaagtaaACGCAGTTGGTTTCATATTGTTGGGGGAAAAATCAGCTGCATTTCCAAAACTGGCCCATCAGTTCAGACTTGGCTATAACCTTTCAGCAGTTTTTATAAAAGCTGCTGTGCAATCTCAAAATGATCTCAGCATTCTGGTTTAATCTCTGAATTGACTTTTTAcccagaattctgattttaatctcatatttcttGCTTTAATTCCAGAATATTTCTGACTGATTTGGGAATATAAACTgtgttcctcatcttgtgtatttttcaacaaataagCGATAAAATTGTGGATTAATTGTGATAACtttgactcattgcaaatttgatatgaattgttgtattgaaggaaaagattattttatatcttcctcattttaaataaaacaagttgatttttaaaattattctagagcagtgatactcaatgcaTGACTCTTGAGCCACTTGGCTCTTTTTcggtgatttgtggctcttttgtgtttaaatttgaaatattttccccccagaaaaccttaaaaaagggaaatgctgacctcagaaatgatccattacaAGTCACATTAGTAAGGTTGTTTCCCACGCTTACAGTTAGCTTTAATTGTCACccttatttttgtctgtttatttccattaCCCTCTTTGCAAttgtttgctcttttttcagttttgttccacttttaattaattttcactgctttaagccaacttttgctacttctttttgaaacttttatcccctttttgccTTATTTCACCAGATATTTCCTCTTTTATCCTtcttattgcattttttcccctttcttgccattttttgcccattaaatgCTACGTTTTACCCTTTTCTTGccactctgctgcttttagccaaatgattcccacctttttgctgctttttgcccattttagtcacttttcattcatgttttactgcatttttgacacttttttagcccctttttgaccatttgtgcaagccttcactcattttttgtcacttcttgcccatttttgacacttctctctcagtttctgccactttcctCTCAGATTTTGCCATTCATGCATAgtgttacccatttttgccacttctctcccagtttttgaccctttttgccacttttaacaaattcttagtgccactttaacccatttttgccacttttcaccacttagattatggctcttgcaaatgtatttttcaacagtttggctctttggttgagtaacactgttctagagaaaaaatgacacttgaatacTTGCATGgtgtgtagagcataacatctctgccttaaaaaatgtgttaaactggtattctgaaacatatttcaaattaaaagaagCACTGTACCTTCTGTGttttgaaaatggcaaaaggggatattgcaatttaattttaattttcaatacagtgcttaacaaacttattagaccacctgtcatattcgTCTCAAAGACCattcagcatcatgaagtgctttaatgcagactctttcattttcagtcagctcttgacgttttactattttgaacaggaatgagggatttcaaactgaattgaacattttatacccaaatttaataacattcaaccaccaaaactcatttttctgttcaggaatgcaagtaaataactataatttgacatatcaatcaagaaatattaatgtgctttactatttttttcagtgtttttgtaaatcagtaaatttgaaaattcatggataacaataatatttatattttagcattaaaaatatcatttgggttaaagagcttctacatattggtgtattaacaattgcggaaacataaaaaatgattttggtcattacttaatttagggcagctgtggcataaaccttactctgattagggttagggtggtctaataaattttttaagccCTGTATAATACCCAGCACTATCTCAGAATCCTGGCTTTACTCTCCGAATTCTAACTTTATTCATCTAAACTCTGACTTGAATCTCAGAATTATCTTTTATTCCCGGAGCTCTGATTTATTGACTCAAACTCTGACTCtgttctcagaattctgactttttaaaaatcaaaattttgactttaaactaaGTATTCTGACCTTTTTGGGGTAAATTGAAATTCTGGCTTTATTCTTGGAATTCTGTCTAGGATCTctaaagtttttctttaat is a window of Cheilinus undulatus linkage group 6, ASM1832078v1, whole genome shotgun sequence DNA encoding:
- the LOC121510592 gene encoding core histone macro-H2A.2 → MSARGGKKKATKLSRSSRAGVIFPVGRMMRYLRTGTHKYRIGMGAPVYMAAVIEYLAAEILELAGNAARDNKKGRITPRHIKLAVANDEELNQLLRGVTISNGGVLPRIHPELLSKKRGSRVKVDSQASAEKEETSKRKKPVKTVKKVKGKRGRKPKSSDGESVPNSTAEDGPGEGFTILSAKSLFLGQKLSLTESELSKIGTIKVEAIINPTNAEMDLKDGVGNALEKAGGREFLDGVKELRKAQGPLEVASVAVGQANGMAARFIIHCNVPQWGSEKCEDQLEKTVKNCLSAAEEKKLKSVAFPSLPAGRNGFPKQTAAQLILKAISNHFVSSTSSSLKNIYFVLFDSESIGIYLQEMAKLDTK